Below is a window of Streptomyces qaidamensis DNA.
GATGGCGCGGCCCAGCGGTGCCACGGCTCCGGCGGCCAGGACGACGTCCGCGCCGCGGGCCGCCTGGACGAGGGAGTCGGTCATCTCCTCGGCCGCGGACCGGGCCATCGACGCCGCGCGCAGCAGCTTGCCGAGGCCTGTGGTGCTGGCGTGCAGGCCGCGTCCGCGGTCGGAGTGGGACACGGCGTGCGGGTCGACCGGAGTCGGGTGGAAGCGCACCCCGGATCCGGCGGCCAGGGGTTCGAACAGGCCGTGGGTGGCGAGCGTGACCTCGTGCCCGCTCCGTGCCAGCCCCGCGCCGAGCCCGGTGTACGGCGCGACGTCGCCGCGCGATCCAGCCGTCATGATCACCACGCGCATGGGTCCAGTGTGTACCGGGCGGGAGGGCGACACACGGCGCATGACCGCACGTGGACGAAAATCGCCGGTGCGAGTGTCTTCCGGGCGGATCTGCTCACGGCGGGCCGGTGTCCAGTGCGCCGACGAGCCGGGCGGCGGCCTGGCGCAGGCGTGGCGAGCGTCCTCGATGAGAGCCTCCAGCCGGCCGCGGGCCGTCTCGCCGTCGGGGGGGGCAGCGAACCACCGGCCTCCGTCCAGCGTTCGAGATGGTCCGGATCGGACAGCAGGCAGGCGAAGGCCCGGGTGACGGCGGGTCCGCCGAGTCCGAGCCGCGTGACGGCGACCGAGGCCCTGCGCCGTACGCCCGGATCCGCGTCGCCCATCAGGAGGGGCAACGCCTCCTCGCCGGCCTCCGGAACGCCGAGCCGGCCGAGACCCAGAGCGGCGGCCGCGCGCACGGCCGGGTCGGGGTGGTCGGCCGCTCCGGCGAGCACGCGGGCGTGCTCGGCCCGGCCGATCCTCCCCAGTCCCTTCAACGCCGCGGCACGCCGCTCCGGATCCGGCTGCGCCGACTCCCGCAGGAGAAAGGCGATCTGATGGTCCTCTCACATGAACACCCCGCACAGACAGACCGTCGGGGGATGCGAAGGTTGCCCGCGCCTCCATGAGTTGTCACGAGGAGCCCCGGAGTGCGTCACGGCCCAGCTGCCGGTCAACGGCCCGGAGCCGGGTGCTCCACCACAAGGTGGCGGAGCACCCGGCTCCCGGTGGGGCGGTGGATCAGGACGACTGGGCGCTCTGGTACAGGTTCTGGGCGTCCGCACCGAAGTACGGGCCGTACATGGAGTTGGGGAAGAAGTTGTACTTGAAGCTGTTCACCGAGGACTGCAGGCCGGTCCCGGTGGCCTCGCTGAACTGAGTGAACCAGGGGCCTCCACTGGAGCCGCCGGTCATGTTGCAGGTGAGACCGTGGTCGTTGGACAGCAGGAAGTCGCGGGTCGTGGTGCCGCTGCAGTAGATGAACTTCTCGCCGTCGTACGGCGCTGCTGCCGGGAAGCCGAAGGAGTACATGGCCTTGTTGTAGCCGGTGTTGAAGGCCAGGCCCTGCCCGCCGACGACGTCGGTCAGCTTCTTCCCGTCCAGCGGGGCGACCACGGCCGCGCCGATGTCGTAGTTGATGTCCTCACTGGCCGTCCACTGCGGCGTGGACAGGGTCTTGGACGCGGCCCAGGTGCCGTACGGGCGCTGCCCGTCGTGGTAGCCGGGTACGAAGACCCAGTTGGTGTGCCAGGCGCCCTCCATCTTCACGCAGTGGCCCGCGGTGATCACGGTGCTCTTGTTGGCGCTGGTGACGGCGTTGCCGGAGCAGGACGCGGTGCGGCCCTGGTAGCTGAAGAACACCCGCCCCGCGGTCTTGGCCACCGCTCCCCCGCCGGACCAGGGGCCGCCGCCGTGCGGGAAGGCCAGGGGGCCCGCGGCGGAGGCGGGCGCGCTGGGGGCGACGACCGTCGCCTTGCCCGGGCGCGGCGCCGGTGCCCGTACGTCGGAGCGGTCGACGGAGAGGAGGTCGAGCGGGGTGGCCTCGCGCATCCGCTGGGGGGTCCAGAAGGCCAGGGCACGTTCCTGCGCCGAGAAGGTCGTCACGTTGGGGTCCGGTGCGGCGCTCGCCGGTGCGGCGGTGACGCCGGTCGCCAGGAGTGCGGCGATGCCGGCGAGCGCGCCGAGGACGGAGCGGCGGACGGGGGTGCCACCACCGGACGGACGGGGGCTGCGGGGTCGGCCTATCACGCGGTCTCCTTCTGCTGTGGGGGCCGGGCGGCGGGAAGCCTCCACCCGGTCAGGCAGGGGTGTCACTGCGGACGGTCAGGAGGCAGCGTGCCACCGGGAGGCCGAGATGGACAGGTGCATGTCATGACGTTGGCCGAAACCGCACGCACTCTCCACACGGAGCGGGACATGCGGGCACAGAAGAACCCGGCCTCACATGGAGACCGGGTTCCGGGACTGCGCGACTGGCGTCAGAGGATGGGGCCGGCGCCGCTGGGGCCGCCCGGCTGGACGCGCCCGCGCCAGGCGCCGGATTCGACTCCGCGCTCCTCGATGTACTGCTTGAAGCGCTTCATGTCGCCCTTCACCCGGCGGTCGATCGCGCCCATCATGTCCGCGGCCTTCTCCACGGCTCCGCTGGGCTCGACGTCCAAGACGAGCTCCACCCTGGTGTGGGTGTCGTCGAGGCGCTCGAAACGGACGGAGCCCCTCTGGTGCGTGTCTCCGCTGGTCGTGCGCCATGTGACCCGCTCGTCGGCCAGCTGGTCGACGATCTCGGTGTCGAATTCGCGCCGTACCCCACCGATCTTGGTCGTCCAGTGGCTGTGGCGGTCGTCCAGCTGCCTGACCTCCTCGACGCCCTCCATGAAGTTCGGGAACTCCTCGAACTGCGTCCACTGGTTGTAGGCGGTGTGGACGGGGACGTCGACTTCCACCGTTTCCTTGATGGTGCTCATCTGAATGCCTCCGGATTCACTGATCGACTGCAGGAGGTCCCTCGGCCCACGCAGGTCCGGGCTCGCGGAGGCCGAGTACCCGGGATGCTCCGGTTGCCACATCGCGTGTGATCAGTGAGCCGGCGGATCCGTCGCGGGATCAGAACCGGTCGTGCTGCTGCGGCTGCCCGTGCGCCTGGCCGCTCGGGCCGTTCGTGCTCTGGGTCTGGAGCTGCTCCGCCTGCTCCTTGGTCACCTTCTGTTCCGCTCCGCAGAAGGTGCATTGCGTCAGGTACTTCGTGGAGATCGGGAACAGTGGGACGAAGAACAGGGTGAACTTCGTGATGCGCTTCCTGAGCGTGTGAGCGGCGGGGTTCCCGCACTGACCGCACACCAGCGTCAGTATCGCCAGCTGGTACAGGTAGCCCTTGGTGCCGAAGATGATCACGTGTCGGTCCTTCCCGGTGGGATCTTCATCCAGTGTCCTGCATCGCGGGCAGGCCTGGGGTCCGGACCCCTCGTTCGTGTGGAGAGCCCGGCACGGGATGGTCCAGTCGGGTGACGTCGGGGCGGGTGCCTCCCGGTACGCCGATACCGTTCCGCGGTGACCTCGATCTCACCCGAAACGCAGTCCGTGCCCACCGACGACCTGGGCTCCCTGGTCGTCCAGTCCTGGCGGGGCACGACCCCCGACGGAGACGTCCCCTACCTCCTGGCCTGCTCCCTCGGAGACGGCGCCAACGGCCCGGAGGGCACGTCGAAGGCCATCGAGCAGCTGCTGCTGAGCGCCGGGCTGCCCCTGGGCGAGGGCCTCGTCCACGCGGCCCAGCGGCCCAGCCTGCCGGTGAGCCTGCTCGTCGTGCCCGGGTCGGCCGTCCTCACCGTGCAGCACCTGAAGTCGCAGTTCGTCCCGCCGGAGACCTGGCTGGAGGCGGTGGGCGAACTCGGCCACGCCTACCTCATCTTCACCACCCGGCCGTGGCCGCAGGGCGCCGAGCCCGGTGACGTCGGGACGCTCGCCGCCTTCACCTCCGACGAAGAGGCGATGGCCTCGGCGGCACATGTCGTCCTGCCCGCCCGCAGCCTGCGCAGCTGAAGCGCGGACAGCCCGGGCCACGTGAGGGTGGCCCGGGCTGTGCTGTGCCCGGGGTCAGGCGGAGAGGGCCGTCAGCACCACGGACTTGGCCTCTTCCTGGACCCGGCCGAGGTGGTCGGGGCCGAGGAACGACTCCGCGTAGATCTTGTAGACGTCCTCGGTGCCCGAGGGGCGGGCCGCGAACCAGGCGTTGTCCGTGGTCACCTTGATGCCGCCGATGGCCGCGCCGTTCCCCGGGGCCTCGGTGAGCACCGCCGTGACCGCGTCCCCGGCCAGGGTGTCGGCGCTGACCTGGGCCGGGGAGAGCTTGGCGAGCAGGGCCTTCTCCTCGCGGGAGGCGGGGGCGTCGATGCGCGCGTACGCCGGTTCGCCGAAGCGGGCCGTGAGGGCCGCGTAGTGCTCGGAGGGGGTCTTCCCGGTGACCGCCGTGATCTCGGAGGCGAGCAGGGCGAGCAGGATGCCGTCCTTGTCGGTGGTCCACACGGAGCCGTCCCGGCGCAGGAAGGACGCCCCGGCCGACTCCTCCCCGCCGAAGCCGATGGTGCCGCCCGCCAGTCCGTCCACGAACCACTTGAAGCCGACGGGCACCTCGACCAGCTCGCGGCCCAGGTCGGCGGCGACCCGGTCGATCATGGCGGAGGAGACCAGGGTCTTGCCGATGCCGGTGGCGGCCGGCCATTGGTCGCGGTGGGCGTAGAGGTAGGAGATGGCGACGGCCAGATAGTGGTTGGGGTTCATCAGGCCGGCGTCCGGGGTGACGATGCCGTGCCGGTCGGCGTCGGCGTCGTTGCCCGTGGAGATCTGGAAGCGGTCGCGCTGCTCGATGAGCGAGGCCATCGCGTACGGCGACGAGCAGTCCATGCGGATCTTGCCGTCCCAGTCCAGCGTCATGAACCGCCAGGTGGGGTCGGTGTACGGATTGACCACGGTGAGATCGAGGCCGTGCTGTTCGGCGATGCGGCCCCAGTAGGCGACCGACGCGCCGCCGAGCGGGTCGGCCCCGATACGGACACCGGCCGCGCGGATCGCGTCCAGGTCGAGCACGCCGGGCAGGTCGGCGACGTAGGTGCCGAGGAAGTCGTAGCGGCCGGTGGTGGGGGCCGCGAGGGCCCGGGCGTGGGGGACGCGCCGTACGTCCTTCAGGCCGCCCCGGATGATCTCGTTGGCCCGGTCCTGGATCCAGGAGGTCGCGTCGGAGGCGGCGGGGCCGCCGCTGGGCGGGTTGTACTTGAACCCGCCGTCGGCGGGCGGGTTGTGGGAGGGCGTGACGACGACGCCGTCCGCGAGACCGGTGGTGCGGCCCCGGTTGTGGGTGAGGATGGCGTGCGAGACGGCCGGGGTCGGCGTGTAGCCGTCCGCATCGTCGATCAGCACGGTCACCTCGTTGGCGGCGAACACCTCCAGGGCGGTCACGCGCGCGGGCTCCGACAGGGCGTGGGTGTCCGCGCCCAGGAAGAGCGGGCCGTCGATGCCCTGACCGGCGCGGTACTCGCAGATGGCCTGGCTGGTCGCGGCGATGTGGTCGTCGTTGAACGCGGCTGCCAGAGACGATCCGCGGTGTCCGGAGGTCCCGAACGTGACGCGCTGGCCCGGATCATCCAGGTCGGGGCGGCGCGCGTAGTACGCGGTGACCAGCCGAGCGACATCGACGAGATCCTCGGGTCCGGCCGGACTTCCCGCTCGCTCGTGCTGCATGGGCCCGCTCCTCCGTAAGGGTTGATCGTTCGCTTGCGGTCTCATCCTTCCTCGTCACCGGGGTGCCGCGCGAGAGGGGCACCCCGGTGACCGACGGATGTGCGCCGGCCCACGGAGGAGGGGGTGGTCCGGAGCACGAGGAGGCGGCGCCACGGACCACCGGGACCCCCGGTGGCGCGCCGCGCCGCCTGCTTCCCTCGTGCCGGCACGTCCATCGCGCCGGCCGTGCTCAGATCCGCCCGCCGGTGAGCCGGGTGAGGGGGCCGTGCGCGCCGCGTTCCGCGCGGCGGCCGACGGCGTAGGACGCCGCGCTCAGGGCGGTCAGGCCCGCTCCGACCCCCGCGGCCACGAGCTTGCGGTGGGCGATGACCGTCCAGGCCGTCTTCGCCGTGGTCGCGACGTGCCCCGAGGCCGTGACGACCGCCTGGCGGCCCGCCTCGACGCCCTTGGCCGCGGTCTGTGCGGCCGCCTTCGCCGTCTCGGTGGAGCGCTCCGCGCCCGACTTGGCGGCTGACGCCGCCTCACCGGCCTTGCCCGCGGCGCCCTTCGCCGCCTGGGACGCCGACGCGGTGGCCTTGTCCGCCGTGCCACGGGCCTTGGACTCGGCGGTCCGTACGGTGGCCGCCTTCTGATTCGTGCGCTTGTTCTCTTCAGTCATGGACACCGACTTGCCTCTGACTCCGGCGGCAAACACATTCGGTCGCGCACCGACCGGGCGGAAGTGTGCCTGAGCACCGCGCCGGAGGGGTAGGCGCACTACAGACGAGCGACATCACCACAGGAAGGAAGGTGCGTCATGGCCGGAATGCTGAATCGCCTCAAGGAGTTCGCCAAGAGCCCGCAGGGACGGCGGGCCACGGAGCAGGCACGGCGGGCCGCGGCCGACCCCCGCAAGCGGGCCCAGGCCCAGCGTCTGCTCGGCAGGCTCAAGGGCCGCCGCTGACGGGGCGCCCGGTTCCCCGGTGTCCAACTCCTCGGACCCACAGGTGTGTTCATGAACGGCTTGGGCACTTGAGCCGCACCACACACACCTGAGAGGAGCTGGTTCGATGGGCAGGGCGGGGAACGGCAGGCGGGTCTGTGCCTTAGGCGTCGCCGGAGCCCTGGCGGGAACGCTGCTGGTCGGCTGCGGCGACGACGGTGACTCGGGCGACGGCGCTCAGGGCACCTCGGCGTCCTCGGGCGCCGGCGCCCGGGAGCAGGGCACCCAGGCGGTGCGGTCGGCCTACGACAAGACGGCCGAGGAGGACACCGCCCGGGTGAAGCTGCGGGTGCGGACCTCCGCCCAGGGCGCGTCGCAGACCGCGAGCGGGCAGGGTGCGGTGGACCTGGACGACGGCGACAGCGTCATGACGCTCACGGTGCAGGGACAGCAGATCGAGCAACGGGTGGTCGACCAGGTCCTCTACCAGAAGCTGCCCAAGGGCCGGACGCCCGGCGGCAAGCCCTGGATCAAGATCGACCTGGGGAAGGTCGCCGCACAGCAGGGCACCGGCGATCAGTCCATGAGCGATCCGGCGCAGTCCGCGGCGTACGCCAAGGCGATCACCGACAAGGACGTGACCAAGAAGGGCACGGCCACGGTCAACGGTGTGGAGACCACGCACTACCGCGTCTCCGTCGACGTCGCAAAGCTGCCGGGCGGCGACACCCTGCGCAAGCAGGTCGGCCCGACCCTGCCGATGGACGTCTGGCTGGACGACGAGGGGCGGCTGCGCCGTCAGCAGACGGACATGACCGTCAAGGCCCCGGAGGCGACGCAGCGGTCCTCCGCCGACGCCTCGTCCGCGACCGAGAAGGTCACGGTGCGCACGGTCATGGACTTCACCGACTTCGGCACCGAGGTGGAGGCGGACGAGCCGCC
It encodes the following:
- a CDS encoding DUF5949 family protein → MTSISPETQSVPTDDLGSLVVQSWRGTTPDGDVPYLLACSLGDGANGPEGTSKAIEQLLLSAGLPLGEGLVHAAQRPSLPVSLLVVPGSAVLTVQHLKSQFVPPETWLEAVGELGHAYLIFTTRPWPQGAEPGDVGTLAAFTSDEEAMASAAHVVLPARSLRS
- a CDS encoding zinc-ribbon domain-containing protein, which produces MIIFGTKGYLYQLAILTLVCGQCGNPAAHTLRKRITKFTLFFVPLFPISTKYLTQCTFCGAEQKVTKEQAEQLQTQSTNGPSGQAHGQPQQHDRF
- a CDS encoding SRPBCC family protein, which gives rise to MSTIKETVEVDVPVHTAYNQWTQFEEFPNFMEGVEEVRQLDDRHSHWTTKIGGVRREFDTEIVDQLADERVTWRTTSGDTHQRGSVRFERLDDTHTRVELVLDVEPSGAVEKAADMMGAIDRRVKGDMKRFKQYIEERGVESGAWRGRVQPGGPSGAGPIL
- the pgm gene encoding phosphoglucomutase (alpha-D-glucose-1,6-bisphosphate-dependent), translated to MQHERAGSPAGPEDLVDVARLVTAYYARRPDLDDPGQRVTFGTSGHRGSSLAAAFNDDHIAATSQAICEYRAGQGIDGPLFLGADTHALSEPARVTALEVFAANEVTVLIDDADGYTPTPAVSHAILTHNRGRTTGLADGVVVTPSHNPPADGGFKYNPPSGGPAASDATSWIQDRANEIIRGGLKDVRRVPHARALAAPTTGRYDFLGTYVADLPGVLDLDAIRAAGVRIGADPLGGASVAYWGRIAEQHGLDLTVVNPYTDPTWRFMTLDWDGKIRMDCSSPYAMASLIEQRDRFQISTGNDADADRHGIVTPDAGLMNPNHYLAVAISYLYAHRDQWPAATGIGKTLVSSAMIDRVAADLGRELVEVPVGFKWFVDGLAGGTIGFGGEESAGASFLRRDGSVWTTDKDGILLALLASEITAVTGKTPSEHYAALTARFGEPAYARIDAPASREEKALLAKLSPAQVSADTLAGDAVTAVLTEAPGNGAAIGGIKVTTDNAWFAARPSGTEDVYKIYAESFLGPDHLGRVQEEAKSVVLTALSA
- a CDS encoding HEAT repeat domain-containing protein, with product MAFLLRESAQPDPERRAAALKGLGRIGRAEHARVLAGAADHPDPAVRAAAALGLGRLGVPEAGEEALPLLMGDADPGVRRRASVAVTRLGLGGPAVTRAFACLLSDPDHLERWTEAGGSLPPPTARRPAAGWRLSSRTLATPAPGRRPARRRTGHRPAVSRSARKTLAPAIFVHVRSCAVCRPPARYTLDPCAW
- a CDS encoding trypsin-like serine peptidase, which codes for MIGRPRSPRPSGGGTPVRRSVLGALAGIAALLATGVTAAPASAAPDPNVTTFSAQERALAFWTPQRMREATPLDLLSVDRSDVRAPAPRPGKATVVAPSAPASAAGPLAFPHGGGPWSGGGAVAKTAGRVFFSYQGRTASCSGNAVTSANKSTVITAGHCVKMEGAWHTNWVFVPGYHDGQRPYGTWAASKTLSTPQWTASEDINYDIGAAVVAPLDGKKLTDVVGGQGLAFNTGYNKAMYSFGFPAAAPYDGEKFIYCSGTTTRDFLLSNDHGLTCNMTGGSSGGPWFTQFSEATGTGLQSSVNSFKYNFFPNSMYGPYFGADAQNLYQSAQSS